CAGCTCGTGGTCGGGGTCTTCATGGTCGTCATGGGCCTCAACATGCTGAACGTCTTCCCCTGGCTTCGGAAGCTAAACCCTCGTCTGCCGAAATTTTTCGCGGACAAAATCCACAGCGGCGACCGCAAACGCGCGCCCCTTTACGTGGGGTTGCTCAATGGCCTAATGCCCTGCGGTCCCCTTCAATCTATGCAATTGTACGCCCTTTCCACGGGCAATTTTACCGAGGGCGCGCTTTCCATGTTCCTTTTCAGCCTGGGAACCCTCCCTCTCATGTTGGGTCTGAGCGTCCTGAGTTCCCTTTTGAGCAAAAAATTCACCCACGGAATGATAACCGTGGGCGCTACCCTGGTGGTGGTCCTAGGCGTCGCCATGTTCGGAAACGGAATGAATCTGTCGGGTCTGTCCCTGCCAGGTTTTGCCCCCAGCGCCGCACAGGCGACCCGCGCTCAAGTCGAAGGAGACGTTCAGGTCGTCAGGACCGAGTTGGCATCGGGACGCTATGAGCCCATCGCCGTTCAAGTCGGTATTCCCGTCCGTTGGATCATTCACGCGGAACCCGATACCCTCAACGGGTGCAACAACCGGATCATCATCCCCGAATACGGAAAAATGCAGAAAACCCTCGAAGCCGGTGACAACGTTCTGGAGTTCACCCCCACTCGGAGCGGGTCCTTTGTCTACACGTGTTGGATGGGAATGATTCGGGGTAGAATCACGGTTCTCGATGAGGCGGGCAATGGTGATTTCGACGACGGAATTCTTGCCGTCGAATTGCCGCCAGACGTCCTGACCGACATCGCCGCTGCCACCTCGGAGGATTTCGACATCTTCGAGCTGCTCGACGCCGCAAACGAAAGCGACAAAGTCGAGGAGAATGCCCAGTACTCCAGCTTCGTCATGGCAAATAGGAGATCCTGTTGTACCACCGGTCCCGTCACGTTAGTGACCAGAGGGGCACGTCGCGTTCAAACCCAGCGCAGTTGTCACTGATTTTTAAAATGTCATATGAGAGAGGTGAAAGAACATGGAGTTTTTGTCGAGTCACTGGCACTGCGTATTGCCGCTCATCGGCCTCGTGGCGTATCTGTTGTGCGCGAGGCGAGATGCCAGCGCAAAGGCACAAAAGGAAGGCCAAAAAGAAGATAAAGAAGATGAAGATAAAGAAGATAAAGAAGATCAGGAATAGAAACGTACAGATTACATGAAACAGATTACACGAAAAGGAGCGGA
This portion of the Synergistaceae bacterium genome encodes:
- a CDS encoding sulfite exporter TauE/SafE family protein; the encoded protein is MPQNLKTKTLHVANMTCVSCESRIERKLKSVEGVADVKASFAQSNVQVTYDTDKVGMETIERHIEALEYRVVKPENSKEHAPKTDLLKVLWVMIALYELYTLFDRFGLLDVFYAFPEAKAEMGYGMLFLIGVLTSVHCVAMCGGINLSQSFAPRSPLPRALEETLGARLAALQSGALYNLGRVVSYTFLGGVVGALGSAVSFSGNARGWVQLVVGVFMVVMGLNMLNVFPWLRKLNPRLPKFFADKIHSGDRKRAPLYVGLLNGLMPCGPLQSMQLYALSTGNFTEGALSMFLFSLGTLPLMLGLSVLSSLLSKKFTHGMITVGATLVVVLGVAMFGNGMNLSGLSLPGFAPSAAQATRAQVEGDVQVVRTELASGRYEPIAVQVGIPVRWIIHAEPDTLNGCNNRIIIPEYGKMQKTLEAGDNVLEFTPTRSGSFVYTCWMGMIRGRITVLDEAGNGDFDDGILAVELPPDVLTDIAAATSEDFDIFELLDAANESDKVEENAQYSSFVMANRRSCCTTGPVTLVTRGARRVQTQRSCH